The stretch of DNA ATCGCGGCAACTGTTCACCCGTATGAGCAATGAGAAAACATCCCGTCCCGTAGGTACACTTCAGCAAACCAGGGCGATTGCAACCATGAGCAAATAAGGCCGACTGCTGGTCGCCCAACATTGCGGTAATCGGTACCGCATCTCCCAATACCTCAGGCTGGGTGTAACCAAACAACCCCAAACTTGGCTGAATCTTCGGCATCAAATGCCGTGGAATGCCAAAAAGTTCTAACAACTTGCTATCCCATTGCTGTTCTGCCAGATTCATCAACATCGTGCGGCTGGCATTACTGTGTTCTGTTGCATGAACCTGTTCTCCTGTCAAGTTCCAGAGAATCCAAGTATCAATGGTTCCAGCCAGGACGTTATCGAGGTCAATAGAGGGGTCTTGCTGCCCTTGAATATGCTCTAGTAACCAAGCCAACTTAGTAGCAGAGAAGTAGGCATCGAGGATTAAGCCTGTGCGATCGCTAATTTCAGCGGCATAACCCTGCTTAGCTAATTGATGGCACAGGGGTGCCGTGCGACGGTCTTGCCATACAATCGCATTATGCAAGGGTCGTCCTGTAGTTTTGTCCCATAACAAGCAGGTTTCTCGCTGCACGCTAATTCCAATTGCCGCAACAGCAGAAGCTGCTACCCCCGCCTTTTGCAATGCTGTCTGCATTGCCCACAACGTATCTTCCCAAATAGCTCTGGGGTCATGTTCTAACCAACCAGGTTGCGGGTAATACTGAGTCAGTTCTTTATACGCTTGGCTAACAATTGCGCCTTCAGCATTGAACAGAATTGCCCGATTGCCTGTAGTACCAAGGTCGAGGGCGAGAATATAGGCAGGTGCGCGATCGGTCATGGTTTAGCTGGCGATTGTTAGTACCTATAGTACTAATAGTTTCCAACAGCCGTGTTATAGCAAATCTGGGTTGATTACCCCCTTTTTGAAACAATTTATTGCTAGGGGAGCTGACCTTATGCAATTCTTTTTTCAAAGCTTGCTGATACCCCCCACTCCTCAGTGGGAACAATAAGTATAATTACAACCTCTTTGGAGTACACGTCGAGCTATGACATCACAAACCACTGAGTGCAAATATCTGAAAATCGGCTCGAGCACAAAAATGTCTGCGGCTCAAGCCGATAAAGCTATCAATTTTGTCAAACGCCATAACCCGTCTAACTAACTCGTTACCTATGGGGGATTGAATTCCTTCATGCGCTGTTGAAATAGGCATTCCCACTTCAGGAACCCAACAGGCTATTATCTTCGAGATTGTCTCCCTGCTCCTGCTGGGGGATTTTTCTTGCGTTCTCTTTCTATGTCACACAAAAAAGGCTTAAGCTTTTATGCCTAAACCTTTTAGCAGTTGAATCCAGTCATGAGACTGATTCAGCTTAATTGTGAGTTAGCCCTGCATAGCTTAGCAAGGCAAAGACGGACTCGCTAGCGCGAGAGCCATTGAGCTTATTAGCGGCGAGAGAAACTGTTGTTTCCTCGGTTTCCACCACCACCACCAAAAGACCCTCTGTCTTCACGAGGCTTGGCCTTATTAACTTTCAGGTCACGACCCATCCATTCAGCACCATCAAGTGCATCAATGGCAGCTGTTTCTTCAGACTCTGCTCCCATTTCCACAAAAGCAAAGCCGCGTACACGACCTGTTTCACGGTCAGTGGGTAGCTGAACCCGCTTGACCGAACCATACTCTGCAAAAACACCATTAAGGTCTTCTTGCGTAACGTCGTAAGACAAGTTGCCTACATAAATTGACATAGATTTTCTCCAAAATCTGAGGGGTGTAGAGATTTAGAGTTCGGAGAGAAGCCTGCCAAGACCAAAAGGGAAAAGCCGATTAATACTATCAACAAACACTGCAACCGAATTTATTCTCACTTACTAATGTAGCACGGTAGTGATGAAAATGGTTTCGATGTCACGGGCAAAATGGCTAATTTAGAGGAAATACTTGGGCTATACATTACTGGAAAGCTGATTCACAGAGCATTACAGCTCTAAATAATTTTTGTCAATTTCGATGATGGGACAGACTTAATTGATGTTTTTTGTGCCCATTAGCTTCTTGAAAAACAATGGTGCTGAGTGGAGCGGTTCTGGTGCTGCTACTGCGATAAAAGTTCTTGCCGTGCCTCAGCACGACGGTTCTTTCATTAGCAGGGGTCATGGGGGATACATTTATATATAGCTGTCGCCATAAAGGTTAGGACCGCTTTAACGGTTGAAACGACGATGTGCCAGTAATAAATATAAAAGCCCTGTGCCTTCTGCCTTCTGCCTTTTGCTATAGGTCATGCAGACGGGTTGACCCTCCACAACTAGAAATCGAAAACTAGAAATCGAAGGATGGGCTAACGTATATTGGCCCACCCTTGTACACTTCGAGCGCATATTGACTCTGTTAATCGGTCAACTTCCGCCTCAACGAACGAGTACCCTTAGCTGTCTGCTGTCATTCGTATATCCCGAATTGGGGAAGCTGAGGGGATTATTGGGATCGAGAGTATCATTGAAAATCACTTCTACCCCATCACCAATGGGGGAGCTTGAGGGAGATTGCCTCACTCTACCCACATTCGTTGTCGTAGGATATTCTCCTCCCTGGGAAGCTCCACTGAAAAAGTTTTGGAAATCGTCGGAGACCGAGCGATTTTCCACAGTACGCAGAGATTGACCCGACAGCGTCACTGAACTGTTGTTTGATCTAGACGGGCTAGTGGACTGAG from Microcoleus sp. AS-A8 encodes:
- the glpK gene encoding glycerol kinase GlpK, with the protein product MTDRAPAYILALDLGTTGNRAILFNAEGAIVSQAYKELTQYYPQPGWLEHDPRAIWEDTLWAMQTALQKAGVAASAVAAIGISVQRETCLLWDKTTGRPLHNAIVWQDRRTAPLCHQLAKQGYAAEISDRTGLILDAYFSATKLAWLLEHIQGQQDPSIDLDNVLAGTIDTWILWNLTGEQVHATEHSNASRTMLMNLAEQQWDSKLLELFGIPRHLMPKIQPSLGLFGYTQPEVLGDAVPITAMLGDQQSALFAHGCNRPGLLKCTYGTGCFLIAHTGEQLPRSARRFGNAKGERSSASLSQNQLLSTIAWTQPEIERRQVGENSLHSSDYKVGYALEGSIFTTGACIQWLRDGIKLITAAADTELMAQRVADTGGVYFVPALSGLGAPHWDMSARGAFFGITGGVQREHMVRSVLEAIAYQVKEVVQAINQDTSTEIARLKVDGGACQNNFLMQFQADVLGIPVERPKVLDASAQGAAFAAGLAVGFWQDYAALTSSRQIDRVFQPGEGVTQAQGSFPTWLEAVKRAKHWAQ
- a CDS encoding RNA-binding protein yields the protein MSIYVGNLSYDVTQEDLNGVFAEYGSVKRVQLPTDRETGRVRGFAFVEMGAESEETAAIDALDGAEWMGRDLKVNKAKPREDRGSFGGGGGNRGNNSFSRR